A stretch of the Desulfobacter sp. genome encodes the following:
- a CDS encoding (Fe-S)-binding protein, whose translation MAGQTYFNPGCALSIYKPEMENKIIGFLNRYYRETTIHKICCRHDPQLEQGALIINLCAGCDQRFGSLYDGISTISLWEIMDRLDSFLYPDYKGLKVSVHDACPVRENPKVHRAVRNCLEKMNIEVIETKFNRTRSVCCGDDFYPKLSLEKIHNLMKKRADSMPCENVCVYCVSCIKSMHIGGKRPRYLVDLLMTEPSDPQVYDTVKWHEQLQEYIDNH comes from the coding sequence ATGGCCGGACAGACATACTTTAATCCAGGTTGTGCTTTAAGTATTTATAAACCCGAAATGGAAAATAAGATTATAGGGTTTTTGAACCGATACTATAGAGAAACAACCATACATAAAATTTGTTGCCGCCATGACCCCCAGCTTGAACAGGGCGCTTTGATCATAAATTTATGTGCCGGCTGTGACCAGCGATTCGGCAGCCTGTATGACGGAATATCAACCATATCCTTGTGGGAAATAATGGATCGTCTGGATTCGTTTTTGTATCCGGATTACAAGGGGTTAAAGGTGTCCGTACACGATGCCTGTCCAGTGCGGGAAAACCCGAAGGTTCACCGGGCGGTACGCAATTGCCTGGAAAAAATGAATATTGAAGTGATCGAAACAAAATTCAACCGTACACGCTCCGTATGCTGCGGTGATGATTTTTACCCCAAACTTTCTTTGGAAAAAATTCATAATCTGATGAAAAAACGAGCGGATTCAATGCCTTGTGAAAATGTTTGTGTCTATTGTGTTTCCTGCATAAAATCAATGCATATTGGCGGGAAAAGACCACGGTATTTAGTTGATCTGTTGATGACTGAACCCAGTGACCCCCAGGTATATGACACCGTTAAATGGCATGAACAATTGCAGGAATACATTGATAATCACTGA
- a CDS encoding response regulator, with protein sequence MNQTFHTRILLVDDEKGFVDVLANRLERRGIEAVKACSGTQAFQALRKADFHLVLLDLKMEDMDGIEVLKIIKKMAPELPVIILTGHGSQAAAEDGMALGAFDYLTKPCELCELFEKIQQACSAFQPDKASGDLTQG encoded by the coding sequence ATGAACCAGACATTTCATACCCGTATTTTGCTGGTGGATGATGAAAAAGGCTTTGTGGATGTGTTGGCCAACCGACTTGAGCGCCGGGGCATTGAAGCGGTCAAGGCATGTTCGGGCACCCAGGCCTTCCAGGCCCTGCGCAAGGCTGATTTTCATCTGGTGCTTTTGGACCTGAAAATGGAGGATATGGATGGAATTGAAGTGTTGAAAATTATTAAAAAAATGGCGCCGGAACTGCCGGTGATCATTCTGACCGGGCACGGATCCCAGGCCGCGGCAGAAGACGGAATGGCCCTGGGCGCCTTTGACTATCTGACTAAACCCTGCGAACTTTGCGAGCTTTTTGAAAAAATCCAACAGGCCTGCAGTGCGTTTCAACCTGACAAAGCGTCCGGGGATTTAACACAGGGATAA
- a CDS encoding two-component sensor histidine kinase, translated as MEEPLADRKGFYQILTRKIRVLILVVSFVPMMLTAGILCYRFHQAYSEKVSAHISELVLKHTQNIDAFLLEKLGNIRYLARQFSESNPESAQTFLVLHLARLKEEYGDVFTDLGLVNTQGIQFAYEGPFRFENADYSRAKWFVRSMESPYYISDVFAGLRGHPHFILAVKVTCKKQDYILRATINFTAFNSLVENIQIGKTGAAYIVNTKGEFQTHARSGTSAHIAPAMVAKDVFSDNNTVVMKKADIQGNAYIYALSIFKNIDWRMVFRQDLDDAMRDLWRAEMLSLGIFVIGCIAILSVSFTLPRSIVKLIAAADKKNEAMNKQVVESGKLATIGELAAGIAHEINNPVAIMVEEAGWMGDLLEEPFDDTTFDEFNRAIEQIKTQGRRCKDITHKLLSFARKSDATVADIRINEVIQQIVSLTAQMARYNNVSIQTRLGPELPYIRVSPAELQQVVLNLVNNAIDAMGKEGGIINIDTCVNPEDSQYVLVEFSDNGPGIPSQNLARIFDPFFTTKAVGKGTGLGLSICYGIIRKMGGKIEVKSIVGQGTSFFIFLPIDTKNLSFGKKTQLEQLKNQGENNE; from the coding sequence ATGGAAGAACCGCTGGCAGACCGGAAAGGGTTTTATCAGATTTTGACACGAAAGATCAGGGTGTTGATCCTGGTGGTCTCTTTTGTTCCCATGATGCTGACTGCCGGCATCCTGTGCTACCGGTTTCACCAGGCCTATTCTGAAAAAGTCTCTGCCCATATTTCAGAGCTGGTCCTCAAACACACCCAGAATATTGATGCCTTTTTACTGGAAAAGCTGGGCAATATCCGCTATCTGGCCCGGCAGTTTTCAGAAAGCAATCCGGAATCGGCACAGACCTTTTTGGTTCTTCACCTGGCCCGGCTCAAGGAAGAATACGGAGATGTGTTCACGGATCTTGGTCTGGTAAATACCCAGGGGATACAATTTGCCTATGAAGGGCCGTTTCGCTTTGAAAATGCAGATTATTCCAGGGCCAAATGGTTTGTCCGGTCCATGGAGAGCCCCTACTATATTTCAGATGTCTTTGCAGGACTCCGGGGGCATCCCCACTTTATCCTTGCCGTAAAGGTGACCTGTAAAAAACAGGATTATATTCTCAGGGCCACCATCAATTTTACAGCCTTTAATTCTCTGGTGGAAAATATTCAGATCGGAAAAACCGGGGCCGCTTATATTGTCAACACCAAAGGGGAGTTCCAGACCCATGCCAGGTCCGGGACAAGCGCCCATATCGCTCCGGCCATGGTTGCAAAAGATGTTTTTTCTGATAATAATACCGTGGTCATGAAAAAGGCGGATATCCAGGGAAACGCTTATATATACGCCCTTTCGATTTTTAAGAACATCGATTGGAGAATGGTTTTCCGCCAGGACCTTGACGATGCCATGAGGGATTTGTGGAGGGCGGAAATGCTCTCTTTGGGCATTTTTGTCATAGGATGCATTGCCATCTTGTCGGTTTCTTTTACCCTGCCCAGAAGCATCGTCAAACTCATTGCCGCGGCTGACAAGAAAAATGAAGCCATGAACAAACAGGTGGTGGAGAGCGGTAAGCTTGCCACCATAGGGGAACTGGCCGCCGGCATTGCCCATGAGATCAATAACCCTGTGGCCATTATGGTGGAAGAGGCCGGATGGATGGGGGATCTGCTTGAAGAGCCCTTTGATGACACCACCTTTGACGAGTTTAACCGGGCCATTGAACAGATCAAGACCCAGGGCCGGCGATGCAAGGATATCACCCACAAGCTGCTGAGCTTTGCCCGCAAATCCGATGCAACTGTGGCAGATATCAGGATCAACGAGGTGATCCAGCAGATTGTCTCCCTGACCGCCCAGATGGCCAGGTACAACAACGTGTCCATCCAGACCCGCCTGGGACCGGAATTGCCCTATATAAGGGTTTCCCCTGCTGAACTTCAGCAGGTGGTGCTCAACCTGGTCAACAATGCCATTGACGCCATGGGAAAAGAGGGCGGGATTATCAATATTGATACCTGTGTGAACCCCGAGGACAGCCAATACGTCCTTGTTGAATTTTCAGATAACGGGCCCGGGATTCCAAGCCAGAATCTGGCCCGGATTTTTGATCCGTTTTTCACCACCAAAGCCGTGGGTAAAGGAACCGGTTTAGGACTTTCCATCTGTTACGGGATTATTCGGAAAATGGGGGGAAAAATAGAGGTTAAAAGCATCGTGGGGCAGGGCACAAGTTTTTTTATTTTTCTGCCCATAGATACCAAAAATTTATCTTTTGGAAAAAAAACTCAGCTTGAGCAATTAAAAAATCAAGGAGAAAACAATGAGTAA
- the argA gene encoding amino-acid N-acetyltransferase, producing MNIQLPQRYAGRANVNTIREVFDYIRRYKGKTFVLKIDDALISHPFFPLLMKDIAQFHDIGIGVIIVTGTRATIEAHLAKAKLYTRVVNGVRITPKAAMAHVKLAAMEVVQTVIAHLSAGNANGIMGNWIRARSMGVEDGVDYQYTGHVEKIQSGIVQKLLGQGFIPVIYNIGMNATGDCYNLNTDQIARQVCLDLDIEKLFFIRAREAISAQGVELPPGSQVHPNKKIFSNMDLDHVDFLLSANTDALSLETQALLTYSKEVIDRPNGVNRVHIIDGRREGRLLQEVFSSIGGGTLIYGNQYAHIRRAGLEDVPEILHLMEEYVKKGNLVMRTAPDIKAKIDSYHIYAVDHAVYGCGALYELGQGWAEIGGIAVNQAYKSQGIGHGLIEYLIDIARDKKIQTLFLLTTQAADWFFEFGFVWASPDDLPPSRRQGYNFERNSRVLLLKL from the coding sequence ATGAATATCCAGCTTCCCCAAAGATATGCCGGACGGGCAAATGTAAACACCATCCGGGAGGTATTTGACTATATCCGCCGGTACAAAGGCAAAACCTTTGTCCTTAAAATTGACGATGCCCTGATTTCCCATCCTTTTTTCCCTCTGCTCATGAAGGACATTGCCCAGTTCCATGACATCGGCATCGGGGTGATCATTGTCACGGGCACCCGGGCAACCATTGAGGCCCATCTGGCCAAGGCCAAGCTTTACACCCGGGTGGTCAACGGGGTCAGGATCACCCCCAAGGCTGCCATGGCCCATGTGAAGCTGGCTGCCATGGAAGTGGTCCAGACCGTGATTGCCCATCTTTCTGCCGGCAATGCCAACGGAATCATGGGGAACTGGATCCGGGCAAGGTCCATGGGGGTGGAAGATGGGGTTGATTATCAATACACCGGCCATGTGGAAAAAATTCAGTCAGGCATTGTTCAAAAACTGCTGGGCCAGGGGTTTATACCGGTGATTTACAATATCGGGATGAATGCCACAGGGGATTGCTATAATCTGAATACAGACCAGATTGCACGGCAGGTCTGTTTGGACCTGGACATTGAAAAGCTGTTTTTCATCCGTGCCCGGGAGGCCATCTCCGCCCAGGGGGTTGAACTCCCGCCGGGCAGCCAGGTCCATCCCAACAAAAAAATTTTTTCCAACATGGACCTGGATCATGTGGATTTTCTGCTCTCGGCAAACACGGATGCCTTGAGTCTTGAGACCCAGGCCCTTTTGACGTATTCAAAAGAGGTGATTGACCGGCCCAACGGGGTAAACCGGGTCCACATCATTGACGGCAGACGGGAGGGCCGGCTGCTCCAGGAAGTTTTCTCGAGCATTGGCGGCGGCACATTGATTTACGGCAACCAATATGCCCACATCCGCAGGGCCGGCCTTGAAGATGTGCCCGAGATCCTCCACCTCATGGAAGAATATGTTAAAAAGGGGAACCTGGTCATGAGGACGGCGCCTGATATTAAGGCCAAAATCGACTCATACCATATCTATGCAGTGGATCATGCCGTATACGGGTGCGGCGCCCTTTACGAGCTGGGCCAGGGATGGGCTGAGATCGGGGGGATTGCCGTTAACCAGGCCTATAAATCCCAAGGGATCGGCCACGGACTTATCGAATATCTCATCGACATTGCAAGGGATAAAAAAATTCAGACCCTTTTTCTTCTGACCACCCAGGCCGCAGACTGGTTTTTTGAGTTTGGTTTTGTCTGGGCAAGCCCCGATGATCTTCCACCATCCCGACGGCAGGGATACAATTTTGAACGAAATTCCCGGGTCCTGCTTCTCAAGCTTTGA
- a CDS encoding response regulator, producing the protein MSKILFVDDEKAFLDTLIKRLEKRKINPRAVYSGEEALTFLAENTSTDVVVLDVKMPGMDGLETLSEIKKQFPLVEVIMLTGHATVESAIDGMKLGAFDYMMKPCDLDLLMEKLDKAVAKKQGHEEKIMEARLKEIAGQRV; encoded by the coding sequence ATGAGTAAAATTTTATTTGTGGATGATGAAAAAGCATTTCTGGATACTCTGATCAAGCGTCTGGAAAAGCGAAAGATCAATCCCCGGGCCGTGTACAGCGGGGAAGAGGCCTTAACATTCCTCGCAGAGAACACCTCAACAGATGTGGTGGTGCTGGATGTGAAAATGCCGGGAATGGACGGTCTTGAGACCCTGTCTGAAATCAAAAAACAATTCCCCTTGGTCGAAGTGATCATGCTCACGGGCCATGCCACGGTCGAGTCTGCCATTGACGGGATGAAGCTTGGAGCCTTTGATTACATGATGAAGCCCTGTGACCTGGATCTGCTCATGGAAAAACTGGACAAGGCCGTTGCCAAAAAACAGGGTCATGAGGAAAAAATTATGGAAGCCAGGCTCAAGGAAATTGCCGGGCAGAGGGTTTGA
- a CDS encoding response regulator produces METIEKKSFEQVLPILLVDDEDPYRMALARRLERRKMNVIQAGDGTSCLDILSHTEVDVVVLDMKMPGLSGMETFESIKKYHPGVQVIFLTGNAAVAEGVEGVKAGAFDYLSKPVEIDHLAGKIFQACEMRRLETARERDRALRRRLERKMIHTERLASLGTMSTGIAHEINNPLAVIKESAGLIRQVLEMPGKTPDKALLFKGLEKIEKSIDRAGRITHQLLGYVRKQGSELSKVDIGILLDDSLGLVRQGMKGKELDVIQKLGPGARFMYTDPFQVRQVLVNLLDNAMDALPPKGMIHLSTFRKGKMVCLKILDNGPGINKDDLEKIFDPFFTTKPVDQGTGLGLFVVHRIMENLGGSIVVDSTQGQGSTFTVCLPEWEQD; encoded by the coding sequence ATGGAAACGATTGAAAAAAAATCTTTTGAGCAAGTGCTTCCCATTTTGCTGGTGGATGATGAGGACCCTTATAGAATGGCCCTTGCCCGTCGCCTTGAACGGCGGAAGATGAACGTGATCCAGGCGGGTGACGGGACATCCTGTCTGGATATTCTTTCCCATACCGAGGTGGACGTGGTGGTTCTGGATATGAAGATGCCGGGTCTGTCCGGAATGGAGACCTTTGAGTCGATCAAAAAGTATCATCCAGGAGTTCAGGTGATTTTTCTGACCGGCAATGCCGCTGTGGCCGAGGGGGTGGAAGGGGTCAAGGCCGGTGCCTTTGATTATCTGTCCAAACCCGTGGAGATTGATCATCTGGCAGGCAAAATTTTTCAGGCCTGTGAGATGCGGCGGCTGGAAACAGCCCGGGAAAGGGATAGGGCGCTTCGCAGGCGGCTGGAAAGAAAGATGATCCATACCGAGCGCCTGGCATCTTTGGGCACCATGTCCACAGGGATCGCCCATGAGATCAACAATCCTCTGGCCGTGATCAAGGAGTCGGCAGGGCTGATACGCCAGGTCCTTGAAATGCCCGGAAAAACACCTGACAAAGCCCTGCTCTTTAAAGGGCTTGAAAAGATCGAAAAAAGCATTGACCGGGCCGGGCGGATTACCCACCAGCTTTTGGGGTATGTCAGAAAACAAGGATCTGAACTTTCAAAGGTGGATATCGGTATTCTGCTGGATGACAGCTTGGGACTGGTTCGGCAGGGGATGAAGGGCAAAGAGTTAGACGTGATCCAAAAACTGGGTCCCGGGGCCAGGTTTATGTACACAGATCCTTTCCAGGTCCGACAGGTGCTGGTCAATCTTTTGGACAATGCCATGGATGCCCTGCCCCCAAAGGGTATGATTCATCTGTCCACCTTTAGAAAAGGCAAGATGGTCTGCCTTAAGATTCTGGATAACGGACCGGGGATTAACAAGGATGATCTTGAAAAAATTTTTGACCCTTTTTTCACCACCAAGCCCGTTGACCAGGGAACAGGGTTAGGCCTTTTTGTGGTGCACAGGATAATGGAGAATTTAGGGGGAAGTATCGTGGTGGACTCAACCCAAGGCCAAGGCAGCACCTTTACGGTCTGCCTGCCTGAATGGGAACAAGACTGA
- a CDS encoding histidine kinase has product MSLKHRVYLANAILLGITVMGAVAMIWYTYKTEILFEDIVDRHLCVYQSAEALEASLLNQKGYLSYYLLDDNPEWIQQLLVLQAVFHQRLAKVKLLVEDPWEKEALLRVEKEYAVYITSKDKVLSLYKKGDPGAGAALHKEVRASFFRIFELCEKFKIFHKKNIDHAVDISQKDSNRLRYIALLAIVTVVLLSLLINYIFTSHILEPIRKLAEEADKIGHGRSFGNEVAALKDSVHGLIEDADQTHEELRRSRETLMQSEKMALLGKLAAGTAHSIRNPLTSIKMRLFSLGRAGSFSSAQQENINVISNEIGHINKIVENFLEFSSPPKLTMKKESPSQVVDNTLRLLEQRLKSFGVTVQLVRQTPLSEVLLDPGQLKEALANIIINACEAMEHGGKITITESQEEASGHKKVAVIRIQDTGPGILEEMAEKIFNPFFTTKEEGTGLGLSICFNIVSEHGGCLVLDSPPGQGACFTITLPVNKEAV; this is encoded by the coding sequence TTGAGCCTTAAACATAGGGTATACCTTGCCAATGCCATACTTTTAGGGATTACGGTTATGGGAGCCGTGGCCATGATCTGGTATACCTATAAAACCGAGATTTTGTTCGAGGATATTGTGGACCGGCATCTTTGCGTCTACCAGTCAGCAGAAGCCCTTGAAGCCTCACTTTTAAATCAGAAAGGATATTTGTCGTATTATCTTTTGGATGATAATCCTGAGTGGATCCAACAGCTTCTGGTTTTGCAGGCGGTGTTTCACCAGCGGCTTGCAAAGGTAAAACTTTTGGTGGAAGATCCCTGGGAAAAAGAGGCCTTGTTACGGGTTGAAAAAGAGTATGCGGTCTATATCACTTCCAAGGACAAGGTGCTCAGTCTTTATAAAAAAGGGGATCCAGGCGCAGGGGCTGCTTTGCACAAGGAGGTGAGGGCCAGTTTTTTTAGGATTTTTGAACTTTGCGAAAAATTTAAAATTTTCCATAAAAAAAATATTGATCATGCCGTGGACATCAGCCAGAAGGATTCCAACCGGTTGAGGTATATTGCCCTTTTGGCCATTGTCACGGTGGTACTGTTAAGTTTGCTGATCAATTATATATTTACCAGCCATATTTTAGAGCCCATCCGGAAACTGGCTGAAGAGGCAGACAAGATTGGTCATGGCCGATCCTTTGGCAATGAAGTGGCTGCTTTGAAAGACAGTGTTCACGGGTTGATTGAAGATGCCGACCAGACCCATGAGGAGCTTCGGCGCTCCAGGGAAACCCTGATGCAGTCCGAAAAAATGGCCCTTTTGGGAAAACTTGCAGCCGGCACGGCCCATTCCATCCGCAATCCTTTGACATCCATAAAAATGCGGCTCTTTTCCCTGGGCAGGGCCGGCAGTTTTTCCTCTGCCCAGCAGGAAAATATCAATGTGATTTCAAATGAAATCGGACATATCAACAAGATTGTGGAAAATTTTCTTGAGTTTTCAAGCCCCCCCAAGCTGACCATGAAAAAGGAGAGCCCCTCCCAGGTGGTGGACAATACCCTCCGCCTTTTGGAGCAGCGGCTTAAATCTTTTGGGGTGACGGTACAGCTTGTCCGGCAAACCCCTCTTTCTGAGGTGCTTTTGGATCCGGGTCAATTAAAAGAGGCCCTGGCCAATATCATTATCAATGCCTGCGAAGCCATGGAACATGGCGGAAAAATCACCATTACCGAATCCCAAGAAGAGGCCAGCGGTCATAAAAAAGTGGCGGTTATCCGTATTCAGGACACCGGACCCGGGATTTTAGAGGAAATGGCTGAAAAGATTTTTAATCCTTTTTTTACCACCAAAGAAGAGGGCACAGGCCTGGGGCTGAGCATTTGCTTTAATATTGTGAGTGAACACGGGGGCTGCCTGGTTTTGGACAGCCCGCCCGGGCAGGGGGCTTGCTTCACCATTACCCTGCCGGTAAACAAGGAGGCCGTATGA
- a CDS encoding DASS family sodium-coupled anion symporter, whose protein sequence is MLFKTNGFKLAIAFLLGVAVFLLPRPEGTKFKISGDGTGQLSAAVVPYFTMIPEKGKTSYILKAKAPGTEQARADFLEQKAFDMGLAKVQVDYVDGLSPKAKRFLSMLAVLIVLFVIEPIPLEITALLIGASLVLLQITDVKGAWAPYMHPVVIFIMCCLIFAIALDKVGLTRRLGYYIIKKAGNSVTRFTFIIAIGLGLASSFMHDAAACAIGIVTMLPLMRACGIEPNTTTAKFMMLSLPFACSCGGMGTLVGGGRCMVSAAFLKEFTGIEITFFEWIKYCMPAAIITVPVAVFLVYLVYRPDPKFKLPDFDENLGPMTGAEKKALIIISLSFLCWLTKGLHGIHYSVIGMIGVAALVLFKVLKWRDVNDNLEWGTALFIFGGGISLGLAMGYSGAADYFANLFFPLIQGKGWLVLFAGVAVFGALVTNAMANVAAAALILPIVIPMAQLEGVNPMILALGLGMATSFAMLLVIGCPPNAIAYSYRYFKSSDLTKLGVVVTPALLLILLGVVCTWWKVLGLI, encoded by the coding sequence ATGTTATTTAAGACAAACGGATTTAAGCTGGCAATTGCATTTTTGTTGGGTGTTGCGGTGTTTCTGCTACCCCGGCCAGAGGGTACAAAGTTTAAAATTTCAGGGGACGGAACCGGCCAATTGTCCGCAGCTGTCGTTCCGTATTTTACCATGATCCCTGAAAAGGGCAAAACAAGTTATATTCTAAAGGCCAAGGCACCGGGAACTGAACAGGCCCGGGCGGATTTTTTAGAGCAAAAGGCTTTTGACATGGGCCTTGCCAAGGTTCAAGTGGATTATGTGGACGGGCTGTCGCCCAAGGCCAAGCGGTTTTTATCCATGCTTGCCGTGCTCATTGTCCTCTTTGTCATTGAACCCATTCCATTGGAGATCACAGCCTTACTCATCGGGGCCTCTCTGGTTCTTTTGCAGATTACCGACGTAAAAGGGGCCTGGGCACCTTATATGCACCCGGTGGTGATTTTTATCATGTGCTGCCTGATTTTTGCCATTGCCCTGGACAAGGTGGGGCTGACCCGCCGTCTGGGCTATTATATTATTAAAAAGGCGGGCAACTCCGTGACCCGGTTCACCTTTATCATTGCCATTGGTCTTGGCCTTGCCTCCTCATTCATGCACGATGCGGCTGCCTGTGCCATTGGTATTGTGACCATGCTGCCCCTGATGCGGGCCTGCGGCATAGAACCCAATACCACAACGGCCAAGTTCATGATGCTCTCTTTGCCCTTTGCCTGCTCCTGCGGCGGTATGGGGACATTGGTGGGCGGTGGGCGGTGCATGGTTTCTGCAGCGTTTTTAAAGGAGTTCACCGGTATTGAGATCACCTTTTTTGAGTGGATCAAATATTGTATGCCTGCAGCCATTATCACGGTGCCGGTAGCCGTGTTCCTGGTTTATCTGGTCTATCGGCCCGACCCCAAATTCAAGCTGCCTGATTTTGATGAAAATCTCGGGCCCATGACCGGGGCCGAAAAAAAAGCATTGATTATTATCAGTCTCTCTTTTCTCTGCTGGCTGACCAAGGGGCTTCACGGGATTCATTATTCAGTCATCGGCATGATCGGCGTTGCCGCTTTGGTCCTTTTCAAGGTGCTCAAGTGGCGGGATGTCAATGACAACCTGGAATGGGGAACCGCCCTGTTCATCTTTGGCGGGGGTATTTCCCTGGGGCTGGCCATGGGCTACTCAGGGGCGGCAGATTATTTTGCCAACCTTTTCTTCCCCCTGATCCAGGGCAAGGGATGGCTGGTTCTCTTTGCCGGTGTGGCCGTGTTCGGCGCCCTGGTCACCAATGCCATGGCCAATGTGGCCGCTGCCGCCCTGATTCTGCCCATTGTTATTCCCATGGCCCAGCTGGAAGGGGTAAATCCCATGATCCTGGCCCTGGGGCTTGGCATGGCCACCTCCTTTGCCATGCTTTTGGTCATTGGATGTCCGCCCAACGCCATTGCCTATTCCTATCGGTATTTTAAATCTTCGGATTTGACCAAACTGGGGGTTGTGGTCACCCCTGCTCTTTTGTTAATACTTTTAGGGGTGGTCTGTACCTGGTGGAAGGTGCTGGGATTAATTTAA
- a CDS encoding response regulator, with protein MIKIPVKLLIVDDEKDFVEMFSLRMTNRGEKVSTAYSGKEALAFLDKTAVDVVILDIRMPGMDGIDTLKEIKAHHPLVEVILLTGHGSTETAVQGMKLGAFDYLMKPADFDDINTKIAKARQRKDDQEERIRKAEARLLLRRSGDI; from the coding sequence ATGATTAAAATACCGGTAAAATTATTGATTGTTGATGATGAAAAAGATTTTGTGGAGATGTTTTCCTTGAGGATGACCAATCGGGGAGAGAAAGTGTCTACGGCATACAGCGGAAAAGAGGCATTGGCATTTTTAGACAAAACCGCTGTGGATGTCGTGATTCTGGATATACGGATGCCCGGGATGGACGGGATTGATACCCTCAAGGAGATCAAGGCGCATCACCCCCTGGTGGAGGTGATTCTGCTCACCGGCCACGGATCCACTGAAACCGCGGTCCAGGGCATGAAATTAGGGGCATTTGACTATCTTATGAAGCCGGCTGATTTTGATGATATCAATACCAAGATCGCAAAGGCAAGGCAGCGCAAGGATGACCAGGAAGAGCGGATACGAAAGGCGGAGGCAAGACTGCTTTTGCGCCGTTCCGGAGATATTTGA
- a CDS encoding sigma-54-dependent Fis family transcriptional regulator, protein MTKILVIDDDDQLRTSFSKLLREENYEVVSAASGEAGIEIVETTELDLVILDVRLPGINGIDAFKSIRKIDAKLPVIIVTAFGTTETAIEAIKAGAYDYLLKPFDVPEMLCMISQAVDAGYCMRSPVEVDAAPKTYSPNAIVGQSPGMQKVYKSIGRVAQTHATVLIQGESGTGKELVARAVYQHGIRSDQAFSIINCVAIPENLLESELFGYEKGAFTGASQRHIGKIEQADKGTVFLDEIGDMPISIQAKILRLLQEKRLERLGGDETIPVDVRIIAATNKDLKAAIKAGEFREDLYFRLKVVTIDLPPLRERQGDIKDLTAHYLARFAHELNMENPGIREDALELLIQYGWPGNVRELANLIQKVLIFNRGNPVSLADLSQIIRNKNKKGSLEGGGENEEDAVRHWIRQSIGDLASPHSFEYFIDMVSSMVVEEALELSNGNRSQAARLLEVSRPTFHAKIDKYNINTISSTKIIR, encoded by the coding sequence ATGACAAAGATTCTTGTCATTGACGATGATGATCAATTGAGAACCAGTTTTTCCAAACTTTTACGGGAGGAAAATTATGAGGTGGTCTCTGCAGCCAGCGGAGAAGCCGGCATAGAGATCGTGGAAACTACAGAACTGGATCTTGTGATTTTGGATGTCCGCCTGCCCGGTATCAATGGGATTGACGCCTTTAAGTCCATTCGGAAAATTGATGCCAAACTGCCTGTGATCATTGTCACGGCATTTGGAACCACGGAAACCGCCATTGAGGCCATCAAGGCCGGTGCCTATGATTATCTGCTCAAGCCTTTTGACGTGCCCGAGATGCTGTGCATGATTTCCCAGGCCGTGGATGCCGGCTATTGCATGAGATCTCCCGTGGAGGTGGATGCCGCTCCCAAGACCTATTCACCCAATGCCATTGTGGGCCAGAGTCCGGGCATGCAAAAGGTGTATAAATCCATTGGCCGGGTGGCCCAGACCCATGCCACGGTTTTGATCCAGGGCGAGTCAGGCACGGGCAAGGAACTTGTGGCCCGGGCCGTATACCAGCACGGGATAAGGTCTGACCAAGCCTTTTCCATTATCAATTGCGTGGCCATTCCTGAAAACCTTTTGGAAAGTGAGCTGTTCGGCTATGAAAAAGGGGCATTTACAGGGGCCTCCCAGAGGCATATCGGGAAAATTGAACAGGCAGACAAGGGTACGGTGTTTTTGGATGAGATTGGGGATATGCCCATCAGCATCCAGGCTAAAATTTTAAGACTGCTCCAGGAAAAAAGACTTGAACGGCTGGGCGGAGATGAGACCATTCCCGTGGATGTGCGGATCATTGCCGCGACCAACAAAGATCTTAAGGCCGCCATCAAGGCCGGAGAATTTCGAGAAGACCTTTATTTCAGGCTCAAGGTGGTGACCATTGATTTACCGCCCTTAAGGGAACGCCAAGGTGATATCAAAGATTTGACAGCCCATTATCTGGCCCGGTTCGCTCACGAATTGAACATGGAAAATCCGGGGATAAGAGAGGATGCCCTGGAATTGCTGATTCAGTATGGGTGGCCCGGAAATGTAAGAGAATTGGCAAACCTCATCCAGAAGGTATTGATTTTCAACCGGGGCAACCCTGTCTCCCTTGCGGATTTAAGCCAGATTATCCGGAACAAGAATAAAAAGGGCAGTTTGGAAGGCGGAGGGGAAAATGAAGAAGACGCGGTCCGCCATTGGATCCGTCAAAGCATAGGGGATTTGGCAAGCCCCCACAGCTTTGAATATTTTATTGATATGGTTTCATCCATGGTCGTGGAAGAGGCCCTGGAATTGTCCAATGGGAATCGGTCCCAGGCAGCCAGACTTTTAGAGGTGTCCCGGCCCACCTTCCACGCCAAAATTGACAAGTACAATATCAATACGATTTCGTCCACAAAAATAATTCGCTGA